In Mycolicibacterium lutetiense, the sequence CACTGAATCCATGGGCGGCCCCGCCGCCGTCGAGTTCGAGATCGACCTCACCCCCTTCGAGGACGGCGGCTGGATCTGGTTCGACATCACCAGCAACACCGCGGTGCGGGTCCACAGTGCCGGTTGGTACGCCCCGTCGCCCGCGCCGGGACGGGCCAACATCGCCGTCGGCATCCCGACCTTCAACCGTCCCTCGGACTGCGTCAACGCGCTCGCCGCGCTGACCTCGGATCCGTTGGTGGACGAGGTGGTCAGTGCGGTCATCGTGTCCGATCAGGGCACCAGCAAGGCCAAGGATCACCCAGGCTTCGAGGCCGCCGCCGCCGCACTGGGCAAGCGGCTCACCATCCACAACCAGCCCAACCTCGGTGGCTCCGGCGGCTACAGCCGGGTGATGTACGAGGCGCTGAAGAACACCGACTGTGAACAGATCCTGTTCATGGACGACGACATCCGCATCGAACCCGATTCGATCCTGCGCGCCCTGGCCATGAACCGGTTCGCCAAGGAACCCATCTTGGTCGGCGGGCAGATGCTCAACCTGCAGGAGCCGTCACACCTGCACATCATGGGCGAGATGGTCGACCGGGCGAACTTCATGTGGTCGGCGGCCCCCAATGCCGAATACGACCACGACTTCGCCACGTACGCGCTGGACGACACCGAATCCGACCGCAGCAAGCTGCTGCACCGCCGGATCGACGTGGACTTCAACGGCTGGTGGATGTGCATGATCCCGCGGCAGGTGGCCGAGGAGCTCGGGCAGCCGCTGCCGCTGTTCATCAAATGGGACGACGTCGAATACGGCCTGCGGGCGGCCGAGCACGGCTACCGCACGGTCACCCTGCCGGGCGCGGCAATCTGGCACATGGCCTGGAGCGACAAGGACGACGCCATCGACTGGCAGGCCTACTTCCACCTGCGCAACCGGCTGGTGATCTCCGCGATCCACTGGGACGGCGATGTCCGGGGGTTGATGGCCAGCCACCTCAAGGCCACGTTCAAGCACCTGCTGTGCCTTGAGTATTCGACGGTCGCGATCCAGAACCAGGCCATGGAGGACTTCCTGGCCGGCCCTGAGCACATCTTCTCCATCCTGGAATCGGCCCTGCCCGACGTCCACAAGATGCGTAAGCAGTTCCCCGACGCCGTCGTGTTGCCCGGCGCCACCGAACTGCCGCCGGCTTCCGATCTCAAGCGCAGGAAGATCGGCATCCCGGTCTCCAAGCCGGCCATCCTGGTGAACCTCGCCCGCGGCGCGGTCCACCAACTGCGCCGGCACGATCCGGAAACCCACATCCGGCCGCAGGTCAACGTGGCGACCCAGGACGCCCGCTGGTTCTCCCTGTGCCGGGCCGACGGGGTCACCGTCACCACCGCCGATGGGCGTGGTGTGGTGTACCGGCAGCGGGACCGGGCCAAGATGTTCGGGTTGCTGCGCACCTCGCTGCGCCAGCAGATGCGTGTGGTCCGGCAGTTCGACCGGATGCGCAAGGTCTATCGTGAGGCGCTGCCGGTGCTGACCAGCACCCAGAAGTGGGAGACGGTGTTGCTGACCGAGTCGCCGGAGAAAAACTGACATGACCGATGCCCCGCGCGGCGAGGACGCCGTGTTGGTTGCCGTGCAGTCTGCCCTGGCCACCCGGCCGGGCGTGCTGAGCGGCGCCCGTGCGCTGTCGCATTTCGGCGAGCACAGCCTGGGTTGGCTCGCGGTCTCGGCCGCGGGTGCGCTGGCCCAGCCGGCCAAGCGCAGGTCCTGGTTGGCGGTCGGCGCCGGAGCATTCCTGGCCCATGCCGCCGCGGTACTGATCAAGCGGGTGGTCCGCCGTGAGCGGCCGCATCACCCTGACATCGCTGTGAACGTCGGGACCCCGAGCCGGTTGAGTTTCCCCTCGGCACATGCCACCTCGACTGCTGCGGCCGCGGTGCTGCTGGCCCGGACGACGGGTCTGCCGGTGCGGGCGGCGTTGGTGGTGCCCATGGCACTGTCACGTCTGGTGTTGGGTGTTCACTACCCGAGCGACGTGGTCACCGGCGTGGCTGTCGGGACGCTCGTGGGTTCTGTGGTCGGAAAAACTGCCGGTGTCGGGCCGAAGGAGACGGTGGCCAAATGAGTGAGGAAGCGCCCCCGGAGCTCGGGCCGCCCAAGAATCTGGCTACCGGTCTGATCAAGGCGATCCGTCCGCGGCAGTGGATCAAGAACCTGCTCGTGCTGGCCGCGCCGCTGGCTGCGGTCGGCAGCGGCATCGAGTACAACTACGCCGACCTTGCCTACAAGGTGTCGATCGCGTTCGTGGTGTTCTGTCTGGCGGCATCGTCGATCTATCTGGTCAACGACGCCCGAGACGTCGAGGCCGACCGGGCCCATCCCACGAAACGGTTCCGTCCCATCGCTGCCGGCGTGGTGCCGGAGTCGCTGGCCTACGTGCTGGCCGCCGTGCTCGCGCTGGCCTCGCTGGGCATCTCGTGGCTGTTGACACCGAATCTGGCACTGGTGATGGCGGTGTACATCGCCATCCAGCTCGCCTACTGCTTCGGGCTCAAACACCAGGCTGTGCTCGACATCTGCATCGTGTCCTCGGGCTTCCTGCTCCGCGCCATCGCCGGTGGCGTGGCCGCCGATATCCCGTTGTCGCAGTGGTTCCTGTTGGTGATGGCCTTCGGCTCGCTGTTCATGGCGGCCGGAAAGCGGTTCGCCGAGCTGCAATTGGCTGAGCGCACGGGTGCCAAGATCCGCAAGTCGCTGGAGAGTTACACGAGCAGCTACCTGCGTTTCGTGTGGACGTTGTCGGCCACCGCGATGGTGCTCTGCTACGGCCTGTGGGCGTTCGGGCGCGACAGCGCCAATGACGCTCTGGGGCTCGACGGCCAGGACGCATCGTGGTACGCGATCACGATGGTTCCGTTCACCATCGCGATCCTGCGCTATGCGGTGGACATCGATGGTGGCATCGCCGGTGAGCCCGAGGAGATTGCGCTGAAAGACAGAGTTCTGCAGATCCTGTTCCTGGCCTGGATCGGAACCATCGGTGCAGCCATCTACTTCAACTGACCGGATCATTCTGCGCCGCCTGGCCGGCGGCGTGGGTGCCCGGTTGGCGCGGTGGCCGGTGTTTCCGTACGACGTCACGGTGCGGATCAGCCTGTGGGTGAGCGTGGTCGTGGTGGCCGGCCTGTTCGGCTGGGGCGCCTGGCAGCGCCGCTGGATCGCCGACGACGGCCTGATCGTGTTGCGGACCGTGCGAAACCTGTTGGCGGGCAACGGCCCGGTCTTCAATGCAGGTGAACGGATCGAGGCCAACACCTCCACTGCATGGACCTATCTGGTCACTCTGGGCGCGTGGCTCGGCGGTCCGGTCCGGATGGAGTACGTGGCGCTGGCCCTTGCACTGACGCTGAGCGTGCTCGGTGTCGTGCTGGCGATGCTCGGCACCGGGCGGTTGTACGCCCCGAGCCTGCAGGGTCGCCGGGCCCTGCTGCTGCCCGCCGGCGCGCTGGTCTACATCGCCGTCCCGCCGGCCCGCGACTTCGCCACCTCCGGGCTCGAAAACGGTTTGGTTCTGGCCTATCTGGGCCTGCTGTGGTGGATGCTGGTGTGCTGGTCACAGGCCCTGCGCGCGACCCCGAAGGGCCGACTCTTCGACGGGACGCTGGCCGCCGTCGCCGGGCTGAGCGTGCTGATCCGCCCCGAGTTGGCGTTGATCGGCGGCGGCGTACTGGTCATGATGCTGATCGCGGCCCGCGGCTGGCGGCGCCGGGTCCTCATCGTGGTGGCCGGCGGACTTCTCCCGGTCGCCTACCAAATTTTCCGGATGGGTTACTACGCGCTGATCGTGCCGGGCACCGCGGTGGCCAAGGACGCCTCGGGCGCCAAATGGTCCCAGGGCTTCACCTATCTGAGCAATTTCAACAACCCATATCTGCTGTGGGTGCCGGTGCTGCTGCTCGCTGCGCTCGGGGTGGTTCTGCTGACCACGAGGACCCGGCCGTGGTGGGTGCGCCATCAGGTGCCCCGCGGGTACGGCTGGCTGGCCCGCACCGTCCAAAGCCCGGCTGCGGTAGTGCTTTTCATGTTCGCCAGCGGGTTGCTGCAGGGCATCTACTGGGTACGGCAGGGTGGCGACTTCATGCACGGCCGGGTGTTGCTGACGCCGCTGTTCTGCATGCTGATGCCCATCTCGGTCATTCCGGTCGTGCTGCCGGACGGCACCAGGTTCACCCGCGAGACGGGTTATCTGCTGGCCGCGGCCACCAGCGTGCTGTGGGCCTCGGTGGTGGGCTGGTCGATCTGGGCCGCGAACTCTTCGGGTCTGGGGGCCGACGGCACCCGCGTCACCTACACCGGCATCGTCGACGAACGCCGGTTCTATTCGCAGGCCACCGGCCATGCGCACCCGCTGACCGCCGCCGACTACCTGGACTATCCGCGCATGCGTGCGGTGCTGACCGCGATCAACAACACCCCGGACGGGGCGTTGCTGTTGCCGTCCGGCAACTATGACCAGTGGGACGTCGTCCCCGCCTATCCGCCGCCGGCCGATCTCACCCCGGCGGCCCGTCAGGCGTTGGAAACCCCGCACACCGTGTTCTTCACCAACATGGGCATGCTGGGCATGAACGTCGGGCTCGACGTACGGGTGATCGATCAGATCGGTCTGACGAATCCGCTGGCGATGCACACCCAACGGCTGACCGACGGCCGCATCGGCCACGACAAGAACCTGTTCCCGGACTGGGCCGTCGCCGAAGGGCCGTTCCTCAAGACCCGGCCGTACATCCCGGCCTACCTGGACGAGGAATGGATCTCGCAGGCCGAGGTCGCACTCGGCTGCCCGGCCACCGAGTCGATGCTGAACTCGGTGCGCGGGGAGATGAGCCCGCGGCGGTTCCTGTCCAACCTGACGCACGCGTACGAGTTCACCAAGTACCGGATCGACCGCGTGCCGCTCTATGAATTGAAGCGGTGTGGCCTGCCGGTCCCCGAGCCGAAGAACCCGCCGTATACCGGGATGCCAGCGACCGGGCCCTAGCCAGCTGCCGGGTCCGGCACCAAGTATTTACCAAGTCGGTTTCAGCAAGATCTGTGCGTTCGGTAACGCTCGGTAGGCCCGGGTCGATACCCAGACGAGCCTGCGAGATCGATCTTGAACGGACGGTACGAGAAACCATGCTGACCTCCTCCCGTGCGGGGCTGCCGGTCGAGCAGGCCTGTACCTATATATCGGAGACGTTCCTCACACGGGAGCTTTCGGCGTGTGCCGTGTCACCGTCGGTGTGCTACGGGCCGAACGGTGCCATCGGCCTCGACGTGAGGTCCGGCCCCAACCCTGCGATGAGCACCGGCAGCCTGGAGATCTTTCCCTGTTGGGCGGCTCAATTGCAGGCATTGAAACCAGACCTGATCGCGACCATCAACGGCTGAGGGGTGATCAGGGACGACAACTGTGGAAGAGAAGCATCACGTAATCGTGTGGTTGACTACACGGGCACGTGAGCCGCTTACGTCGGTCCTGACATCGATGTGCGGAATACGAAGAAGAGATTCAGATAGGGAGCGGTATGAAGTTCGTTGGGAAGATGCGCGGCCTGACGCGCCGGCTGACTGTCGCAGTCGCGGCAGCGGCCGTGCTGCCGGGCTTGGTGAGCGTCGCAGGGGGCTCGGCGACGGCTGGGGCATGGTCTCGGCCCGGCTTGCCGGTCGAGTACCTCGAAGTTCCGTCGGCAGCGATGGGACGTGACATCAAGGTCGAGTTCCAGAGCGGCGGCCCGGGTTCGCCCGCGCTGTACATGCTCGACGGTATGCGCGCCCGTGAGGACAACAGCGGTTGGGACATCGAACTGCCCACGTTCGAGTGGTTCCTGAACTCGGGCATCTCGGTTGTGATGCCGGTGGGTGGCCAGTCCAGCTTCTACGCCGATTGGTACAAGCCGGCGTGCGGTACCAAGGACGGTGGCTGCAAGACCTACAAGTGGGAAACCTTCCTGACCAGTGAGCTGCCTGCCTGGCTGGCGGCCAACCGCGACGTGAAGTCGACCGGTAGCGCTGTGGTCGGTCTGTCGATGGCCGGTTCGGCGGCGCTGATGCTGGCGGCTCGCCACCCGGAGCAGTTCATCTACGCAGCCTCGCTGTCGGGCACGTTGAACCCGTCCGAGGGCTGGTGGCCCATGCTGATCGGTGTCTCGATGGGTGACGCCGGCGGCTACAAGGCCGACGACATGTGGGGCAAGACGGGTGACCCGGGCAACGCCTGGAAGGCCAACGACCCGACGGAGAACGTCGCGACGATCGCCAACAACGGCACTCGTATCTGGGTCTACTGCGGTAACGGCAAGCCCGGCGAGCTGGGTGGCGCCGATGTGCCCGCCAAGTTCCTCGAGGGCTTCGTGTGCCGCACGAACTCGACGTTCCAGGAGAAGTACATCGCTGCCGGTGGCAAGAACGCGGTGTTCAACTTCCCGCAGAGCGGTACGCACAACTGGGCGTACTGGGGCCAGCAGGTCCAGGCCATGAAGCCTGACCTGCAGCGGGTCCTGGGCGCCACCCCGACTGCCTGATCCGGCGGCGGGTAGCGACCTAACGCGTATGACGCCTGACGGCGGCGATCCCCAACGGGGTCGCCGCCGTCAGCCGTTTGGCGCCCGGTGATTGCCGCCCGGCTGTGAGGTCGATGTGGTTCACTACAACGCGGGTTGTGTGTGCGGGGGCACT encodes:
- a CDS encoding glycosyltransferase, with the translated sequence MSDIPSGALDAGESRAVSLLARVILPRPGEPLDVRKLYLVEDTTNARRAHAPTRTTLEVAAESGISFATYFNAFPASYWRRWSTLKTVVLRVELTGSARVDVYRSKATGARITVGGAPVSSETVEPATESMGGPAAVEFEIDLTPFEDGGWIWFDITSNTAVRVHSAGWYAPSPAPGRANIAVGIPTFNRPSDCVNALAALTSDPLVDEVVSAVIVSDQGTSKAKDHPGFEAAAAALGKRLTIHNQPNLGGSGGYSRVMYEALKNTDCEQILFMDDDIRIEPDSILRALAMNRFAKEPILVGGQMLNLQEPSHLHIMGEMVDRANFMWSAAPNAEYDHDFATYALDDTESDRSKLLHRRIDVDFNGWWMCMIPRQVAEELGQPLPLFIKWDDVEYGLRAAEHGYRTVTLPGAAIWHMAWSDKDDAIDWQAYFHLRNRLVISAIHWDGDVRGLMASHLKATFKHLLCLEYSTVAIQNQAMEDFLAGPEHIFSILESALPDVHKMRKQFPDAVVLPGATELPPASDLKRRKIGIPVSKPAILVNLARGAVHQLRRHDPETHIRPQVNVATQDARWFSLCRADGVTVTTADGRGVVYRQRDRAKMFGLLRTSLRQQMRVVRQFDRMRKVYREALPVLTSTQKWETVLLTESPEKN
- a CDS encoding phosphatase PAP2 family protein yields the protein MTDAPRGEDAVLVAVQSALATRPGVLSGARALSHFGEHSLGWLAVSAAGALAQPAKRRSWLAVGAGAFLAHAAAVLIKRVVRRERPHHPDIAVNVGTPSRLSFPSAHATSTAAAAVLLARTTGLPVRAALVVPMALSRLVLGVHYPSDVVTGVAVGTLVGSVVGKTAGVGPKETVAK
- a CDS encoding decaprenyl-phosphate phosphoribosyltransferase, which encodes MSEEAPPELGPPKNLATGLIKAIRPRQWIKNLLVLAAPLAAVGSGIEYNYADLAYKVSIAFVVFCLAASSIYLVNDARDVEADRAHPTKRFRPIAAGVVPESLAYVLAAVLALASLGISWLLTPNLALVMAVYIAIQLAYCFGLKHQAVLDICIVSSGFLLRAIAGGVAADIPLSQWFLLVMAFGSLFMAAGKRFAELQLAERTGAKIRKSLESYTSSYLRFVWTLSATAMVLCYGLWAFGRDSANDALGLDGQDASWYAITMVPFTIAILRYAVDIDGGIAGEPEEIALKDRVLQILFLAWIGTIGAAIYFN
- the zomB gene encoding flagellar motor control protein ZomB encodes the protein MQPSTSTDRIILRRLAGGVGARLARWPVFPYDVTVRISLWVSVVVVAGLFGWGAWQRRWIADDGLIVLRTVRNLLAGNGPVFNAGERIEANTSTAWTYLVTLGAWLGGPVRMEYVALALALTLSVLGVVLAMLGTGRLYAPSLQGRRALLLPAGALVYIAVPPARDFATSGLENGLVLAYLGLLWWMLVCWSQALRATPKGRLFDGTLAAVAGLSVLIRPELALIGGGVLVMMLIAARGWRRRVLIVVAGGLLPVAYQIFRMGYYALIVPGTAVAKDASGAKWSQGFTYLSNFNNPYLLWVPVLLLAALGVVLLTTRTRPWWVRHQVPRGYGWLARTVQSPAAVVLFMFASGLLQGIYWVRQGGDFMHGRVLLTPLFCMLMPISVIPVVLPDGTRFTRETGYLLAAATSVLWASVVGWSIWAANSSGLGADGTRVTYTGIVDERRFYSQATGHAHPLTAADYLDYPRMRAVLTAINNTPDGALLLPSGNYDQWDVVPAYPPPADLTPAARQALETPHTVFFTNMGMLGMNVGLDVRVIDQIGLTNPLAMHTQRLTDGRIGHDKNLFPDWAVAEGPFLKTRPYIPAYLDEEWISQAEVALGCPATESMLNSVRGEMSPRRFLSNLTHAYEFTKYRIDRVPLYELKRCGLPVPEPKNPPYTGMPATGP
- a CDS encoding esterase family protein, producing MKFVGKMRGLTRRLTVAVAAAAVLPGLVSVAGGSATAGAWSRPGLPVEYLEVPSAAMGRDIKVEFQSGGPGSPALYMLDGMRAREDNSGWDIELPTFEWFLNSGISVVMPVGGQSSFYADWYKPACGTKDGGCKTYKWETFLTSELPAWLAANRDVKSTGSAVVGLSMAGSAALMLAARHPEQFIYAASLSGTLNPSEGWWPMLIGVSMGDAGGYKADDMWGKTGDPGNAWKANDPTENVATIANNGTRIWVYCGNGKPGELGGADVPAKFLEGFVCRTNSTFQEKYIAAGGKNAVFNFPQSGTHNWAYWGQQVQAMKPDLQRVLGATPTA